A single Vulpes lagopus strain Blue_001 chromosome 3, ASM1834538v1, whole genome shotgun sequence DNA region contains:
- the FLYWCH1 gene encoding FLYWCH-type zinc finger-containing protein 1 isoform X6 produces the protein MPLPEPSEQKGESVKAGQEPSPESPEPGTDVVPAAPTKPEEFSKVVLLTVSSENVDGVDSQPEGGHCVVSLEMSGPDTLARMPQILPVEEQVGAVQPTLQAPEQYRSKPDTAPKPLEFLRTPFGGRLLVLECFLYKQEKAVGDKVYWKCREHCELGCRGRAITRGPRATVMRGHCHPPDEEGLEARRRRQKLPSPALPEGLGGPEGPGGGRVEEPLEGVGPWLCPEEPEPAPTLVLSKPAAEEDEGLRALSLLSLPPKKRPTLGIGELRPPLEFLRTCYGGSFLVHQSFLYKREKAVGDKVYWTCRDHALHSCRSRAITQGQRVTVMRGHCHPPDMEGLEARRQQEKAMEMLQARPGGPGGQADQLPQGVDSLLCRRGPGTLTLSRARPRKRPKVLPAQPPALPGSPAEDQDEDLGGPEFLRTPLGGSFLVYESFLYRREKAAGEKVYWTCRDQARMGCRSRAITQGQRVTVMRGHCHPPDLGGLEALRQQEKRPVAAQRGSPGGPEFLRTPLGGSFLVYESFLYRREKAAGEKVYWTCRDQARMGCRSRAITQGQRVMVMRRHCHPPDLGGLEALRQREQIPSPAQREGSGALQPLEFLRTSLGGRFLVYESFLYRKEKAAGEKVYWMCRDQARLGCRSRAITQGQLVTVMRSHCHLPDLAGLEALRQRERLPSVAPQEDPEKVKLLPEVQLCIQPGSPESQQLCG, from the exons GTGTGAAGGCTGGCCAGGAGCCGTCCCCGGAGTCCCCTGAGCCAGGCACAGATGTCGTCCCCGCAGCCCCCACGAAGCCTGAAGAGTTCTCCAAAGTGGTCCTGCTGACGGTCTCCTCAGAGAACGTGGATGGGGTGGACTCCCAGCCTGAAGGAGGACACTGTGTCGTGTCCCTGGAGATGTCTGGCCCTGACACCCTGGCCAGGATGCCCCAGATCCTGCCAGTGGAGGAGCAAGTGGGGGCAGTCCAGCCAACCCTCCAGGCCCCTGAGCAGTATCGCAGCAAGCCAGACACAG CCCCCAAGCCCCTGGAGTTCCTGAGGACCCCTTTCGGGGGCCGCCTCCTGGTGCTCGAGTGCTTCCTATACAAGCAGGAGAAGGCCGTGGGGGACAAGGTATACTGGAAGTGCCGTGAGCACTGTGAGCTGGGCTGCCGGGGCCGGGCCATCACCCGAGGCCCCCGGGCCACAGTGATGCGGGGCCATTGCCACCCACCTGATGAGGAAGGCCTGGAGGCCCGGCGCCGGAGACAGAAGCTGCCTAGCCCAGCCCTGCCTGAAGGCTTGGGGGGCCCAGAGGGTCCCGGAGGAGGCCGAGTGGAGGAGCCGCTAGAAGGGGTGGGCCCGTGGCTGTGCCCTGAGGAGCCAGAGCCTGCCCCCACATTGGTGCTGAGCAAGCCTGCTGCAGAGGAGGATGAGGGGCTACGAGCCCTGTCACTGCTGAGCTTGCCCCCCAAGAAACGCCCGACACTGGGGATCG GAGAACTCCGGCCCCCCCTGGAATTCCTGAGGACGTGCTATGGGGGCAGCTTCCTGGTGCACCAGTCCTTCCTCTACAAGCGGGAGAAGGCCGTGGGGGACAAGGTGTACTGGACATGCCGGGACCATGCACTGCACAGCTGCCGCAGCCGGGCCATCACCCAGGGCCAGCGGGTAACTGTGATGCGGGGCCACTGCCACCCGCCCGACATGGAGGGCCTAGAGGCCCGGCGGCAGCAGGAGAAGGCCATGGAGATGCTGCAGGCCAGGCCTGGTGGGCCTGGGGGCCAGGCAGACCAGCTGCCTCAAGGCGTGGACAGCCTGCTCTGCCGCAGGGGACCCGGGACCCTGACTCTCAGCAGAGCCCGGCCTAGAAAGCGCCCAAAAGTCCTCccggcccagcccccagccctgccaggaTCCCCCGCTGAGGATCAGGACGAGGACCTGG GAGGCCCTGAGTTCCTGAGGACCCCCCTGGGGGGCAGCTTCCTGGTGTACGAGTCCTTCCTGTACAGGCGGGAGAAGGCGGCAGGGGAGAAGGTATACTGGACGTGCCGGGACCAGGCCCGCATGGGCTGCCGCAGCCGGGCCATCACCCAGGGCCAGCGGGTGACGGTGATGCGGGGCCACTGCCACCCGCCCGACCTGGGGGGGCTGGAGGCCCTGAGGCAGCAGGAGAAGCGCCCGGTGGCAGCTCAGCGGGGGAGCCCAG GAGGCCCTGAGTTCCTGAGGACCCCCCTGGGGGGCAGCTTCCTGGTCTATGAGTCCTTCCTGTACAGGCGGGAGAAGGCGGCGGGGGAGAAGGTGTACTGGACGTGCCGGGACCAGGCCCGCATGGGCTGCCGCAGCCGGGCCATCACCCAGGGCCAGCGGGTGATGGTGATGCGCAGGCACTGCCACCCGCCCGACCTGGGGGGGCTGGAGGCCCTGAGGCAGCGGGAGCAGATCCCCAGCCCGGCCCAGAGGGAAGGCTCAG GAGCCCTCCAGCCTCTTGAGTTCCTGAGGACGTCCCTTGGGGGCAGGTTCCTGGTGTACGAGTCCTTCCTCTACAGGAAGGAGAAGGCGGCAGGGGAGAAGGTGTACTGGATGTGCCGGGACCAGGCCCGGCTGGGCTGCCGCAGCCGGGCCATCACCCAGGGCCAGCTGGTGACGGTGATGCGTAGCCACTGCCACCTGCCCGACCTGGCAGGCCTGGAGGCCCTGAGGCAGCGGGAGCGGCTCCCCAGTGTGGCCCCGCAGGAGGACCCAG AAAAGGTGAAACTTCTGCCGGAAGTGCAGCTGTGCATCCAGCCTGGTTCTCCGGAAAGCCAGCAGTTGTGTGGGTAA